A stretch of Henckelia pumila isolate YLH828 chromosome 4, ASM3356847v2, whole genome shotgun sequence DNA encodes these proteins:
- the LOC140860206 gene encoding DCD domain-containing protein NRP-B translates to MESNQSSFWQFSDNLRRQTDNLSNISLNDSIWSTGYAAKRPAAERRNFDFRNGGDAGSPLELVNDIESDLERLNLGFINEGWKAPAPIKDNVSGFGAPVNNFGYTNDDWKSPINADLPRLRGFNDTISGYGFSNDVWKGPLNDDVSGFGSKSGLHGGFNKVIYPTTPSLNLKSYNRGKGHFINNVVVNGKVAKGVGKNEEELAYGKNVKKNKVNKENTGNGNGENKNGVDKRFKTLPPAEALSRNETIGGYIFVCNNDTMAENLKRQLFGLPPRYRDSVRAITPGLPLFLYNYSTHQLHGIFEAATFGGSNIDPTAWEDKKNPGESRFPAQVRVITRKICEPLEEDSFRPILHHYDGPKFRLELSVPEALSLLDIFAEIDA, encoded by the exons ATGGAGAGCAATCAGTCTTCCTTTTGGCAGTTCAGCGATAATCTTCGTCGTCAGACTGATAATTTGTCCAATATCTCGCTGAATGATTCGATTTGGAGTACTGGGTATGCAGCTAAGCGCCCGGCCGCCGAGCGCCGGAACTTTGATTTCCGCAACGGCGGTGACGCGGGGTCGCCGTTGGAGCTGGTCAACGATATCGAATCGGATCTCGAAAGGTTGAATCTTGGGTTCATTAACGAGGGGTGGAAGGCTCCGGCTCCGATTAAGGACAACGTTTCCGGGTTCGGAGCTCCGGTGAACAACTTCGGGTACACCAACGACGACTGGAAATCCCCGATCAACGCCGATCTTCCTCGGTTGAGAGGGTTCAACGACACCATCTCCGGGTACGGGTTCAGCAACGATGTGTGGAAAGGTCCCCTCAACGACGACGTATCCGGGTTCGGATCCAAATCCGGCCTGCACGGCGGGTTCAACAAGGTGATTTATCCCACCACCCCATCTCTAAATCTCAAGAGTTACAACAGAGGGAAGGGCCATTTCATCAACAACGTTGTGGTGAACGGCAAGGTGGCTAAGGGCGTCGGGAAGAACGAAGAGGAGCTGGCTTACGGAAAAAACGTGAAGAAGAACAAAGTTAACAAGGAAAATACTGGGAATGGTAACGGGGAGAACAAGAATGGCGTGGACAAGAGATTCAAGACTCTGCCCCCGGCGGAGGCTTTGTCGAGAAATGAAACCATTGGAGGCTATATCTTTGTCTGCAACAATGATACCATGGCTGAGAATCTGAAAAGGCAACTCTTCG GTTTGCCTCCCCGCTACCGTGACTCGGTCCGTGCAATAACTCCAGGATTACCCCTCTTCCTGTACAACTACTCGACCCATCAACTCCATGGAATCTTCGAG GCTGCGACATTTGGTGGATCTAACATCGACCCAACAGCTTGGGAGGACAAGAAAAACCCCGGCGAATCGCGGTTTCCTGCTCAG GTTCGAGTCATCACTAGGAAGATTTGTGAACCTCTGGAGGAGGATTCGTTCAGGCCAATCCTCCACCATTACGATGGTCCTAAGTTCCGTCTTGAACTGAGCGTACCCGAG GCGCTATCCCTCTTAGACATTTTTGCAGAAATCGATGCTTGA
- the LOC140860593 gene encoding uncharacterized protein — MGCTSSKRIDDTVVGPYRPPPASFSVFDVYAIEEPWLNAPETDNEKKPSHVPAPILEKLNAIEEAPRTWDEVSKVLEDLKPKLNATLPPPPRPQKIQETPLSVPKAKPLRRKSFSFHTLEELEARANAASNSKATTQRTTAKMEPKFEFQKSKTQKAYSENSVITADVPRSLNENMFIVRDKFEREQERKTSAFVKRGNP; from the coding sequence ATGGGGTGCACTTCATCCAAGAGGATCGACGACACCGTCGTCGGTCCCTACCGTCCGCCGCCCGCAAGCTTCTCCGTCTTCGACGTCTATGCTATCGAGGAGCCGTGGCTCAATGCTCCCGAGACAGACAACGAGAAGAAGCCGTCGCACGTGCCGGCTCCCATTCTCGAGAAGCTCAACGCCATCGAAGAGGCCCCCCGCACGTGGGACGAAGTCAGCAAGGTGTTGGAAGACCTGAAGCCTAAACTCAACGCCACACTGCCGCCACCACCGCGGCCGCAGAAGATACAGGAAACCCCTCTCTCTGTGCCAAAGGCGAAGCCGCTCCGACGCAAGAGCTTTTCCTTTCACACGCTGGAGGAGCTGGAGGCCAGAGCTAATGCTGCTTCCAATTCAAAAGCAACAACGCAGAGAACAACAGCAAAAATGGAACCGAAATTCGAGTTCCAGAAATCCAAGACACAAAAAGCCTATTCGGAAAACAGTGTCATCACAGCGGACGTGCCCAGATCCTTGAATGAGAACATGTTCATCGTCAGAGACAAATTCGAGAGAGAGCAAGAAAGGAAAACCTCCGCATTCGTGAAGCGCGGCAACCCGTAG